The sequence TCACAAGATTGCAAATATTTAACAACCATAGAAGGAGATGTTTCTGGCCTAAATGCAAGACCTGCTTTAACATTACATTTACGGATGTAATTGAGAGTCTCTTCCACTTCTTCTGTAGCCTCAAAATGAAACGTGATTAAGTCTGCACCTGCCTCTACAAACCTTTCAATAAAATCAAAAGGATTATATAACATCATGTGAACTTCCAAAAACAAGTTTGTAGACCTGTTAATAGCGGCTACTGCCCTTGGACCCAGCGTTAAATTAGGCACAAAATGACCATCCATGACATCGATATGCAAAGTATCTGCACCAGCATCTTCTGCACGTTTAGCATCATCTGCAAGGCGTCCAAAATCACCTGCAAAAATTGAGGGGGAAATTTTAATGTCTTTACTTCTGATCATAACAATATTACCTAACTAAATTTTAAGCTGCTTACTAAGGAGCTATTTTCCCCATACGAAGCACTATACGGCCCAATCAATGCTAAACTTAAACGCTC comes from Chlamydiales bacterium and encodes:
- the rpe gene encoding ribulose-phosphate 3-epimerase, whose amino-acid sequence is MIRSKDIKISPSIFAGDFGRLADDAKRAEDAGADTLHIDVMDGHFVPNLTLGPRAVAAINRSTNLFLEVHMMLYNPFDFIERFVEAGADLITFHFEATEEVEETLNYIRKCNVKAGLAFRPETSPSMVVKYLQSCDLILLMTVDPGFGGQAFMPEMLEKIRFTRDVCNQLGITDGGLVLDQESTKNAKPLDIQVDGGVNFETAKQCVDAGANVLVAGTYLYKHPNMAEGISSLRSCGV